In Microcoleus sp. FACHB-68, the following are encoded in one genomic region:
- a CDS encoding glycosyltransferase family 39 protein — MYREIFTLDESHGRDRRTDRRLEQLWVLGLFLAAVLLYGMNLGELPLRDWDEGIVAQVARDIWRGDLNWLYPTLAGEPYFNKPPLVHLLIAIAYKFGGVSEWTTRWPPAMLCAMSVPLLYWIGREVFPRRTPALFAALSYLTLLPVVRHGRLAMLDGPVLCFFLLMVWCLLRTRRDLRWALGAGIGLGLICLTKGILGLLLGAIAAIFIAWDTPRLLKSGYMWIGLLLGLSPAIAWYVAQWQHYDQQFITAHLINQSFNRISAQVEGNTGPPWYYLLEILKYSWPWVLFWPQGLRLAWENRNMGWAKLVLVWSGVYLLAISLMNTKLPWYVLPVYPALALAGGAQLAEIWHRRSDNYRLSRQEATPFAPDSSVVYSRRWVVIFALLAVIGWAGCLYFGWFAPVPAPDLQLTLGCFGLTMSVVAVLTYRQNPQFILILFWGTYVSLTLFTASNHWVWELGEDYPVKPVAQIIAEDTPKGQDIYTSHPYSRPSLDFYSDRKVIPAELEELSRHWQNDSQPYLLLNRDALKQLDLGEMSLVGSTGDWTLVTREHPKKDR; from the coding sequence GTGTACCGGGAAATTTTTACTTTGGATGAGTCACACGGTCGAGATCGCCGCACTGACCGCCGGCTTGAACAGCTTTGGGTTTTGGGGCTGTTTTTAGCAGCGGTTCTTCTTTATGGGATGAACCTGGGTGAGTTGCCACTGCGAGATTGGGATGAAGGAATTGTCGCTCAAGTCGCCCGTGATATTTGGCGCGGGGATTTAAATTGGCTTTACCCAACTTTAGCCGGCGAACCGTATTTCAATAAACCTCCCCTGGTTCATTTGCTCATTGCGATTGCCTATAAATTCGGAGGTGTCAGTGAATGGACTACTCGCTGGCCACCGGCAATGCTATGTGCGATGAGTGTGCCCCTGCTTTACTGGATCGGTCGTGAAGTTTTTCCCCGTAGGACGCCGGCGCTATTTGCGGCGCTGAGTTACCTAACGCTGTTGCCGGTGGTACGCCACGGACGGTTGGCAATGCTAGATGGGCCGGTCTTGTGTTTTTTCTTACTGATGGTGTGGTGTTTGCTGCGAACGCGGCGAGATTTACGCTGGGCATTGGGTGCCGGCATTGGTTTGGGACTGATTTGTTTGACCAAAGGCATTTTGGGGTTATTACTAGGCGCAATTGCCGCGATTTTTATCGCCTGGGATACCCCACGACTCCTCAAGTCTGGGTATATGTGGATTGGCCTGCTGTTGGGCCTGAGTCCGGCAATTGCTTGGTATGTCGCGCAGTGGCAGCACTATGACCAACAATTCATCACCGCCCATCTGATCAACCAATCCTTCAATCGGATTTCAGCCCAGGTCGAGGGGAACACCGGCCCGCCTTGGTACTATCTCCTAGAAATTTTGAAATATAGCTGGCCGTGGGTGCTGTTTTGGCCGCAGGGGTTGCGCTTAGCCTGGGAAAATCGCAATATGGGCTGGGCTAAGTTAGTGCTGGTTTGGAGTGGTGTTTATCTGCTAGCCATTTCGCTGATGAACACGAAACTTCCCTGGTATGTGTTGCCGGTTTATCCAGCCTTGGCGCTTGCCGGCGGTGCTCAGTTGGCTGAAATTTGGCACCGGCGCAGCGACAACTATCGACTTTCAAGACAGGAGGCAACACCCTTTGCGCCCGACTCATCTGTGGTGTATTCCCGGCGATGGGTGGTTATTTTTGCACTGCTGGCTGTTATAGGTTGGGCCGGCTGCCTTTATTTTGGTTGGTTTGCCCCTGTGCCGGCACCCGATTTACAGCTCACCTTGGGGTGTTTTGGTTTAACCATGAGTGTTGTGGCTGTTCTCACTTACCGGCAAAACCCGCAATTTATTTTAATTTTATTTTGGGGCACTTATGTTTCCCTCACACTGTTCACGGCTTCTAATCACTGGGTTTGGGAATTAGGGGAAGATTATCCGGTTAAGCCGGTTGCCCAAATTATTGCGGAGGATACCCCAAAGGGTCAGGATATTTACACCTCTCATCCCTACAGCCGGCCTTCTCTTGATTTTTATAGTGATCGCAAAGTTATTCCTGCTGAACTTGAAGAACTGAGCCGGCACTGGCAGAATGATTCTCAACCGTATTTACTGCTAAATCGAGACGCTCTCAAACAGCTCGATTTAGGGGAAATGTCGTTGGTGGGAAGCACGGGCGATTGGACTTTGGTAACGAGAGAACATCCGAAAAAAGACAGATAA
- a CDS encoding transglutaminase family protein produces the protein MKLRLGCQLNYQIAQFSTFVFNIRVGDSDHQKVCQETLKIEPQQDFDELLSPVSENRYFRLNAPAGKLQVSYQATVEVSQFCANPDEILEVPPADLPLEVVPFLFPSRYCQSDKLMQLAQSEFGELLPGYSRVTAICNWIYDKVAYLSGSTDSQTSAYDTATERAGVCRDFAHLGIAFCRALNIPARFVGGYAYGLNPPDFHAYFEAYLGDRWYLFDATRLVPLNGTVRIGTGRDAADVSFATIFGPVQMNQMQLFIEPVLDENTSVQDVLTPTTEAISTS, from the coding sequence ATGAAACTTCGCCTTGGCTGTCAATTAAACTATCAAATTGCCCAATTCAGCACCTTCGTGTTTAATATCAGAGTGGGCGACAGCGACCATCAAAAAGTTTGTCAGGAAACCCTAAAGATAGAACCCCAACAAGATTTTGACGAGTTGCTTTCTCCCGTTTCTGAAAATCGATACTTCCGACTCAACGCACCGGCAGGCAAGTTACAAGTCTCGTATCAAGCAACCGTTGAAGTTTCTCAATTTTGTGCCAATCCCGATGAGATTCTAGAAGTTCCGCCGGCTGATTTACCTCTAGAAGTCGTACCTTTTCTTTTTCCTAGCCGCTACTGCCAGTCAGATAAATTGATGCAATTGGCGCAGAGTGAATTTGGAGAACTCTTACCGGGGTATTCCAGAGTTACAGCAATTTGCAATTGGATTTATGACAAAGTTGCCTATTTATCTGGCAGTACCGACTCCCAAACCTCAGCTTATGATACTGCAACAGAACGAGCCGGTGTTTGTCGGGATTTTGCCCATTTAGGCATTGCTTTTTGTCGGGCTTTAAATATTCCAGCACGCTTTGTTGGAGGATACGCGTATGGCTTAAATCCACCGGATTTTCACGCTTATTTTGAAGCGTATTTAGGGGATCGCTGGTATTTGTTTGACGCCACCCGGTTAGTTCCGCTTAATGGAACCGTCCGCATTGGTACAGGAAGAGATGCAGCCGATGTTTCTTTTGCAACGATTTTCGGGCCGGTGCAGATGAACCAAATGCAGCTTTTTATAGAGCCGGTATTAGACGAAAACACTTCAGTGCAAGACGTACTCACGCCAACAACGGAGGCAATTTCAACCTCATGA
- a CDS encoding choice-of-anchor K domain-containing protein yields the protein MATTFTGNSFGQFGEPSEPNSWAVISLTNQNTGTNNRLTWGIPAQDSFNSYVQYDGTNFNAEPNSLFSLGQLTYANGSFQSGGFNGDFPLNVSLALNSPITGQTNFDFSFNIFNTPNTTGDPVEDGDRLRFSTGGLSRQSFTFDGKQYTLELFGFSADGGNQFTSQFNSPEETVATASLYGRISPVVTSTIIQDYDLLFTFRSVTTVIAIGYINANYYDLSDAGETIEISNLLDAGQYQGGVRGLAGNDRVFGTFENDVVNGGSGADFLVGYGGVDYLVGDDDSDQVFGGQSNDILNGNMADDWVSGDEGEDYVRGGKGNDIVTGGQGNDFLFGDFGSDSLTGDEGADCYVLRRDVAVGKFDISSVSRITDFTLVEGDRIGLTEGLTVADLSFEDIDIDSDGVSDTTIKLAASGEFLGVAMSVTSVSLQSSFFSVTSDDPGLSLLS from the coding sequence ATGGCAACCACCTTTACAGGAAATTCGTTCGGTCAGTTTGGAGAGCCATCTGAGCCAAACTCTTGGGCGGTAATTTCGCTAACCAATCAAAATACTGGCACGAACAACCGGCTGACTTGGGGAATACCGGCACAGGACAGTTTCAACAGCTACGTCCAATATGACGGCACAAACTTTAACGCTGAACCAAATAGCCTCTTCAGCCTTGGACAACTAACTTACGCGAATGGAAGCTTTCAATCCGGCGGCTTTAATGGAGATTTCCCCCTCAATGTTTCTCTGGCCTTAAACTCTCCGATAACTGGCCAAACCAACTTTGACTTTTCATTTAACATCTTCAACACGCCGAACACCACTGGCGATCCAGTTGAGGATGGGGATCGGCTGCGGTTTTCCACTGGGGGTCTGAGCCGTCAATCATTCACCTTTGACGGGAAACAATACACGCTCGAATTGTTTGGTTTTTCAGCGGATGGTGGCAACCAATTCACGAGCCAATTTAACTCACCCGAAGAAACCGTTGCCACAGCCTCACTGTACGGCAGAATCTCGCCGGTTGTCACCTCTACAATTATTCAAGATTATGACCTCCTGTTTACATTTAGGAGTGTCACAACTGTGATTGCAATTGGCTATATCAATGCCAATTATTATGATTTGTCTGATGCCGGCGAAACCATTGAAATTTCTAATTTATTAGATGCCGGTCAATATCAAGGAGGCGTGCGGGGTTTAGCCGGCAACGACCGAGTTTTCGGCACCTTTGAAAATGATGTCGTCAACGGCGGCAGCGGTGCAGACTTTCTTGTTGGATACGGCGGCGTTGACTACTTGGTGGGTGACGACGATAGCGATCAGGTTTTCGGCGGCCAAAGCAATGATATTCTCAACGGAAATATGGCCGATGACTGGGTCTCAGGGGATGAGGGTGAAGACTATGTGCGCGGTGGCAAAGGCAATGATATAGTCACTGGCGGACAAGGCAATGATTTCCTGTTTGGCGATTTTGGCTCAGATAGCCTAACCGGCGATGAAGGTGCAGACTGTTATGTTCTCAGGCGGGATGTGGCAGTTGGGAAATTTGACATCAGTTCAGTCTCTCGCATTACTGACTTCACTCTGGTTGAAGGTGATCGCATCGGGTTGACGGAAGGCTTGACAGTAGCGGACTTGAGCTTTGAGGATATCGATATTGACTCAGATGGAGTCAGCGATACCACCATTAAACTCGCGGCAAGCGGTGAATTTTTGGGCGTAGCAATGAGTGTGACATCCGTCAGTCTTCAAAGTTCTTTCTTCTCGGTTACGTCAGACGATCCAGGGTTAAGCCTCCTTTCCTAA
- a CDS encoding FtsX-like permease family protein, translating to MASIARKNLFEDIPRFLVAQAGIMFAVSLVTIQTGILNGFTRSTALVIDQSNADIWVASKYMVNFELTLPLFYEQVAQTQKIAGVERAEALQVKASIWRDPLGTISLVRVIGFNPQGQLFAPQPIERGSLSFLKEPYTVMVDKSTLKSLNVQWVGDEVEVGAFPARLVGWTAGTQSIVSSAFMYTSLENANVYVNSTPPSATLAATPENLTPDQIRALAASGQIDPALAEQLAGLPPEKLKELAATKEFRQKLETAAADKGKPAAPRKLTAKDQITYVLVKAKAGYDLQALKRDLEAALPNARAYTRAEMAQHTRNYWLQRTGIGFILGLGAAVGILVGTVIVGQILYASASDHIKEFGTLKAMGASDWVIYGIIVEQALWMAVLGYVPGMLVCWGLGNWTLATQGIMILITPTSAGIVFGITVLMCVSSALFAIQKVTRVDPAIVFKA from the coding sequence ATGGCTTCAATTGCGCGTAAAAACTTATTTGAAGACATTCCTCGCTTCCTCGTTGCCCAAGCTGGGATTATGTTTGCGGTGAGTTTAGTTACCATCCAAACCGGCATTCTCAATGGATTTACCCGCTCTACTGCCCTTGTCATTGATCAATCCAACGCCGATATTTGGGTAGCTTCAAAATACATGGTGAACTTTGAACTCACCCTACCCCTCTTTTACGAGCAAGTCGCCCAAACGCAAAAAATAGCCGGTGTCGAGCGAGCAGAAGCGCTTCAGGTGAAAGCCTCGATCTGGCGCGATCCCTTGGGGACGATTTCTCTGGTGAGAGTCATCGGATTTAACCCACAAGGGCAATTATTTGCACCACAACCAATTGAACGGGGAAGCCTGAGTTTCCTCAAAGAACCTTACACCGTCATGGTGGACAAAAGCACCTTAAAATCCCTGAACGTGCAATGGGTGGGTGATGAGGTTGAAGTCGGAGCCTTTCCAGCTCGGTTGGTGGGTTGGACAGCCGGCACTCAATCCATCGTCTCCAGTGCTTTTATGTACACCTCACTGGAAAACGCTAACGTCTATGTCAATTCCACTCCCCCCTCAGCAACCCTTGCTGCTACGCCAGAAAATCTCACTCCAGATCAAATCCGAGCATTAGCCGCCAGCGGTCAAATCGATCCAGCACTCGCCGAACAGCTAGCCGGTTTACCCCCAGAAAAGCTTAAAGAATTAGCGGCCACCAAGGAATTTAGGCAGAAGTTGGAAACCGCTGCCGCTGACAAGGGAAAGCCGGCAGCACCCAGAAAATTAACCGCCAAAGATCAGATCACTTATGTGTTGGTAAAAGCCAAAGCCGGCTACGATCTGCAGGCACTCAAACGGGATCTCGAAGCCGCTTTGCCAAACGCACGAGCCTATACGCGAGCGGAAATGGCACAGCATACTCGAAATTACTGGTTGCAGCGAACTGGAATTGGCTTCATCTTAGGATTAGGGGCGGCAGTCGGTATCCTTGTAGGCACCGTCATTGTTGGTCAGATCCTCTACGCCTCAGCATCCGACCATATTAAAGAATTTGGCACGCTCAAAGCGATGGGTGCATCGGATTGGGTAATTTACGGCATTATTGTGGAGCAAGCATTATGGATGGCAGTTTTAGGCTATGTCCCTGGTATGCTGGTCTGCTGGGGTTTGGGCAATTGGACGTTAGCAACTCAGGGAATCATGATTTTAATTACACCGACAAGCGCCGGCATTGTCTTTGGGATCACCGTGTTGATGTGCGTCAGTTCAGCGCTGTTTGCAATTCAAAAAGTCACTCGTGTCGATCCCGCTATTGTATTCAAGGCATGA
- a CDS encoding ABC transporter ATP-binding protein, with protein MTVSQIHLTKSANIKTQVPAATLGSVNTKTEAIVAKRLEMVFQSGRQQFKALKGINLDIQRGDVQLLMGPSGSGKTTLLSILAGLLTPSAGRVYLLGEEITSMSRAELAHFRLHNIGFIFQGFNLFPALTAAENVEVALKVKGVGGRNRRNQAQILLEQVGLSDKAKLLPRELSGGQKQRVAIARALAGSPQLIMADEPTAALDSQNGHAVIELLSQLAKEGGCTVLMVTHDPRIMDIADRVLYVEDGILKGSRAEGLGLAEVADTRKL; from the coding sequence ATGACTGTTTCTCAAATTCACCTTACTAAGTCGGCTAACATAAAAACTCAGGTGCCAGCTGCTACTTTAGGCTCGGTCAATACCAAAACAGAAGCCATCGTTGCTAAGAGATTAGAGATGGTCTTCCAATCTGGACGGCAGCAGTTTAAAGCCCTCAAAGGAATCAACTTAGATATCCAGCGGGGCGATGTTCAACTGTTGATGGGTCCCTCTGGTTCGGGCAAGACAACTTTGCTGTCAATTTTAGCTGGGCTGCTGACGCCCAGTGCCGGCAGAGTTTACCTTCTGGGAGAAGAGATTACCAGTATGTCTCGTGCTGAGCTAGCTCACTTCCGCTTGCACAATATTGGTTTTATTTTTCAGGGATTTAACTTATTTCCAGCCTTAACGGCAGCAGAGAATGTGGAAGTGGCCCTGAAAGTGAAAGGCGTTGGGGGCCGAAATCGGAGAAATCAAGCTCAAATACTGCTAGAACAGGTGGGGTTGAGCGACAAAGCGAAACTGCTGCCTCGTGAACTGTCGGGTGGGCAAAAACAGCGAGTGGCGATCGCACGGGCACTAGCCGGCAGTCCTCAACTGATTATGGCGGATGAACCCACTGCTGCCCTAGACTCGCAAAACGGGCACGCAGTCATTGAACTACTGAGTCAGTTGGCCAAAGAAGGTGGCTGCACCGTGCTAATGGTGACGCACGATCCCCGGATTATGGATATTGCTGACCGAGTCCTTTATGTGGAAGATGGAATATTAAAAGGGTCTAGGGCAGAGGGGTTAGGGCTAGCTGAGGTTGCTGATACCAGGAAGCTTTAA
- a CDS encoding Uma2 family endonuclease produces MKAETKPAVFELKQLIVPPGNRVELKNISWEMFENILTSLGEGYAARLAYDNGTLEIKMPLPGHEDDKEIISDLVKALLEQLEIQYRTLGSTTFKNQNMAKGIEPDQCFYIHNEPAIRGKREIDLNTEPPPDLALEIDITSDSRVRFNSYEGLGVPELWRYDGQLLQIFLIQEGKYVESNTSQNFPTIPIIEVIPQYVKQSQTAGRIATFKTFRAWVREQLQQ; encoded by the coding sequence ATGAAAGCTGAAACGAAGCCGGCAGTGTTTGAACTGAAGCAGCTAATTGTCCCTCCCGGCAATAGAGTGGAATTGAAAAACATTTCTTGGGAGATGTTTGAAAACATCCTTACCTCTCTGGGTGAGGGTTACGCGGCTCGACTTGCCTATGATAATGGAACCTTAGAAATCAAAATGCCACTACCAGGACATGAGGATGACAAAGAAATTATTAGTGATTTAGTGAAAGCACTCTTGGAACAACTTGAAATTCAATATAGAACGCTCGGTTCTACCACTTTCAAAAATCAAAACATGGCTAAGGGGATAGAACCCGATCAGTGTTTCTATATTCACAATGAACCTGCCATCAGAGGCAAACGTGAGATTGATTTAAACACAGAACCTCCACCAGATTTGGCACTTGAAATTGATATTACCAGTGATTCGCGCGTCCGATTTAACAGCTACGAGGGTTTGGGCGTACCTGAATTGTGGAGATACGATGGGCAACTGCTGCAAATATTCCTCATTCAGGAGGGAAAATATGTTGAGTCTAACACCAGCCAAAATTTCCCAACAATCCCCATCATTGAGGTAATTCCGCAATATGTTAAGCAAAGCCAAACCGCAGGGAGAATCGCAACTTTCAAAACTTTTCGAGCTTGGGTAAGGGAGCAATTACAGCAGTGA
- the dxr gene encoding 1-deoxy-D-xylulose-5-phosphate reductoisomerase produces MKAITLLGSTGSIGTQTLDIVAQYPDQFRIVGLAAGRNVEMLAQQIRQFKPAIVAICDEDKLAELKEAIADIDPQPILLAGEAGVIEVARYGDAEAVVTGIVGCAGLLPTIAAIEAGKDIALANKETLIAGGPVVNPLVEKHRVKLLPADSEHSAIFQCLQGVPPGGLRRILLTASGGAFRDWPVEKLSQVTVADALKHPNWSMGRKITVDSATLMNKGLEVIEAHYLFGLDYDRIDIVIHPQSIIHSLIELQDTSVLAQLGWPDMRLPLLYALSWPERIYTDWEPLNLVKAGDLTFREPDHQKYPCMQLAYNAGRAGGSMTAVLNAANEQAVALFLDEKVQFLDIPRLIESACDKHQADNSQTPSLDDILAADQWARQEVLAASEKLDGRERLISLR; encoded by the coding sequence GTGAAAGCGATTACTCTCCTCGGCTCCACCGGCTCTATTGGCACTCAGACCTTAGATATTGTCGCTCAATACCCCGATCAGTTTCGCATTGTCGGATTGGCAGCAGGACGCAATGTGGAAATGCTGGCGCAGCAGATCCGGCAGTTCAAACCGGCAATCGTCGCCATTTGTGACGAAGACAAATTAGCCGAACTGAAAGAAGCGATCGCAGATATCGATCCCCAACCGATCCTGCTAGCTGGGGAAGCCGGTGTCATAGAAGTCGCCCGATATGGAGATGCCGAAGCCGTTGTCACCGGCATTGTCGGTTGCGCCGGCTTGTTGCCTACGATTGCCGCCATCGAAGCCGGTAAAGATATTGCCTTAGCGAATAAAGAAACATTGATTGCCGGTGGGCCGGTTGTCAACCCCCTCGTCGAGAAACACCGCGTCAAACTGCTGCCGGCGGATTCTGAACATTCTGCCATTTTTCAGTGCCTCCAAGGCGTCCCTCCCGGAGGCTTGCGGCGAATTCTGCTAACCGCCTCTGGGGGTGCCTTCCGTGATTGGCCGGTGGAGAAACTGTCACAAGTCACCGTTGCCGATGCACTTAAACATCCTAACTGGTCAATGGGCCGCAAAATCACCGTTGATTCTGCCACTTTAATGAATAAAGGTTTAGAAGTCATTGAAGCGCATTATCTCTTCGGTTTAGATTACGACCGCATCGACATTGTGATTCACCCGCAAAGCATTATTCACTCCTTAATTGAGTTGCAAGATACCTCAGTTTTAGCTCAATTAGGTTGGCCTGATATGCGTTTACCCTTGCTTTATGCCTTATCTTGGCCAGAGCGAATTTATACCGATTGGGAACCCCTAAATTTAGTTAAAGCTGGGGATTTAACTTTCCGTGAACCGGATCATCAAAAGTATCCTTGTATGCAGCTTGCTTATAATGCCGGTCGTGCCGGTGGTTCCATGACGGCTGTTTTAAATGCCGCAAATGAGCAGGCTGTCGCCCTATTTTTAGATGAAAAAGTTCAATTCTTAGACATTCCCCGATTAATTGAATCTGCCTGCGATAAACATCAAGCCGATAACTCTCAAACTCCTTCTTTGGATGATATCCTGGCAGCCGATCAATGGGCGCGGCAAGAAGTTCTCGCGGCGAGTGAAAAGCTAGATGGGCGGGAACGTCTAATTTCCCTGCGATAA
- a CDS encoding DUF2079 domain-containing protein, giving the protein MLSQNIRSFILTNIKYNAVYWIAGAAAVIFFACSSLRHALFQSGAFDLGIFDQAVYLISQGKPAISSFIGFHILGDHAALILYPLALLYKIYPDVHGLLAVQAVALALGALPAWQLAKLAGLQEKPALAMAGVYLLYPLVFNLNLFDFHPEVIALPALLWAILAARQNQIGWFCLAIALVLSCKAVLALTIVAMGFWLIFFEKKRLFGTIAIAAGVAWFLIATQFIIPFFGSNAASVARHLPRYSYLGNSAPEVLKNVLLQPALILGKIFSLTTLEYLALLVLPVIWWLSPQHLAPLVGAVPTLVLNILSEAATQRNLVQQYSLPVLPFLLLAVISNLAAKEKYPALERQQKNSFFSNFPSVSFLAMRQGSLLSLILWSFLAFLALAKYGYFGSIYLDSLDTWKATRQAIAQIKTEESVLTTHEISPHLSNRQFIKFTDTTSPPANLAEFKYILLNLRDPGWNSSPEFAAGLVTQLKNKPEFKLHYQQDDVYLFIQKDD; this is encoded by the coding sequence ATGTTGAGTCAAAATATTCGTAGCTTTATCTTGACAAATATTAAATATAATGCAGTGTATTGGATTGCCGGCGCGGCTGCGGTGATTTTTTTTGCTTGCAGCAGTTTGCGACACGCTTTATTTCAATCTGGCGCGTTTGATTTGGGAATTTTTGATCAAGCGGTTTATCTGATTAGCCAGGGAAAGCCGGCAATTTCTTCGTTTATCGGGTTTCACATTCTTGGCGATCATGCCGCTTTAATTCTGTACCCACTGGCTTTGCTGTACAAAATTTATCCCGATGTGCACGGGTTACTGGCTGTGCAAGCGGTTGCCTTGGCGTTGGGTGCACTGCCGGCATGGCAGCTTGCTAAGTTAGCTGGGTTGCAGGAGAAGCCGGCGTTGGCAATGGCTGGGGTTTATCTTCTTTATCCGCTGGTTTTTAATCTCAATTTATTCGATTTTCACCCAGAAGTGATTGCACTGCCGGCACTTTTATGGGCAATTTTAGCAGCGAGACAGAATCAAATCGGATGGTTTTGTTTAGCAATTGCCTTGGTTTTAAGTTGCAAAGCGGTTTTGGCGCTGACAATTGTGGCGATGGGTTTCTGGCTGATTTTTTTTGAGAAAAAGCGGTTATTTGGAACAATTGCCATTGCTGCCGGTGTCGCTTGGTTTCTCATTGCCACACAGTTTATTATTCCATTTTTTGGGAGCAATGCGGCATCTGTAGCGCGTCATTTACCGCGTTACAGTTATCTGGGGAATTCTGCGCCAGAAGTCCTTAAGAATGTGCTATTGCAACCGGCACTTATTTTGGGCAAAATCTTTTCCCTTACAACATTAGAATATTTGGCATTATTGGTATTGCCAGTGATTTGGTGGTTGTCGCCGCAGCATCTTGCGCCGTTAGTGGGTGCGGTTCCCACACTCGTTTTAAATATTTTATCAGAAGCGGCAACGCAACGAAATTTGGTGCAGCAATATTCGCTGCCGGTGTTGCCTTTTCTGCTGCTGGCAGTCATTTCTAACCTTGCGGCAAAGGAAAAATATCCTGCCTTAGAAAGGCAACAAAAGAATTCTTTTTTCTCAAATTTTCCTTCTGTTTCTTTTCTCGCAATGCGACAGGGAAGTTTATTGTCGCTTATTTTATGGTCATTTTTAGCATTTCTCGCTTTAGCCAAATACGGGTATTTTGGATCTATCTATCTAGATTCCCTAGATACTTGGAAAGCGACACGACAGGCAATTGCTCAAATTAAAACAGAAGAAAGCGTTTTAACAACTCATGAAATTTCCCCGCATTTAAGCAATCGGCAATTTATAAAATTTACCGATACAACTTCACCACCGGCAAATTTAGCTGAATTTAAATATATTTTGCTAAATTTGCGAGATCCGGGGTGGAATAGTTCGCCAGAATTTGCTGCCGGCTTAGTCACTCAACTTAAAAACAAGCCAGAATTTAAACTTCATTACCAGCAAGATGATGTTTACCTGTTTATTCAAAAAGACGACTGA
- a CDS encoding 1-acyl-sn-glycerol-3-phosphate acyltransferase, translating into MPDQIIHAQPALEFIPPALNPLILWGCQKLLPAWLPLRTTITDIQADNVAELVELFHQFQEGKIRFLLAFRHPNTDDPYCLGYLAWQLVPQVAREKGIRLKYPTHFHFIYDRGIPLWAGEQIGWLYSQLGGTPIQRGKIDRLGLRSARELFVDGKLPIAAAPEGATNGHNELVSPLEPGIAQLGFWCAEDLLKAGRSEQVLIVPIGIQYSYVEEPWDAVDKLLSQLETECGLPAFESSSESLENPNSEIQSSFYRRLIRIGGHLLAMMEEFYSQFYHRKLPQTSGSEELSTRLYALLDVALQVAEEYFNLPPKGSLIDRCRRLEQAGWDRIYREDIKDFETLSLLERGLADRIAEEANLRMWHMRLAESFVAVTGQYVKEKPTVERFAETALLLRDVMTRIQGGNPFGRPKLGKQRVQMTVGEPISVTDRWDAYKSSRRSAVAGLTKDLQTALESMIF; encoded by the coding sequence ATGCCAGATCAAATTATTCACGCTCAACCGGCTTTAGAATTTATCCCACCGGCACTTAACCCCCTAATTTTATGGGGCTGTCAAAAGCTGCTGCCGGCGTGGCTGCCGTTGCGGACAACCATTACGGATATTCAAGCTGATAATGTTGCGGAGTTAGTCGAACTTTTTCATCAATTTCAGGAAGGTAAAATTCGCTTTTTGTTGGCATTCCGTCACCCGAATACAGACGATCCTTACTGTCTAGGATACTTAGCTTGGCAGCTAGTGCCACAAGTTGCCAGAGAAAAGGGAATACGTCTAAAATATCCCACTCATTTTCATTTTATTTATGATCGAGGAATTCCTCTGTGGGCTGGGGAACAAATCGGCTGGTTATATTCCCAATTAGGTGGCACTCCTATCCAGCGAGGAAAAATAGATCGCCTGGGATTACGTTCGGCGCGTGAGTTATTTGTTGACGGTAAATTGCCAATTGCAGCCGCCCCAGAAGGCGCTACAAACGGTCATAATGAACTCGTCAGTCCTTTAGAACCTGGAATCGCTCAATTAGGCTTTTGGTGTGCGGAAGATTTATTAAAAGCTGGACGATCTGAACAAGTTTTAATAGTCCCCATCGGAATTCAATATAGTTATGTAGAAGAACCTTGGGATGCAGTGGATAAACTATTAAGTCAGTTAGAGACAGAATGCGGTTTGCCGGCTTTTGAAAGCAGTTCAGAATCTCTGGAAAACCCAAACTCTGAAATTCAAAGTTCTTTTTACCGCCGGCTGATTCGGATAGGGGGGCACTTATTGGCGATGATGGAGGAATTTTACAGCCAGTTTTATCATCGGAAATTACCCCAAACCAGCGGAAGTGAAGAATTATCTACTCGACTTTATGCCTTACTGGATGTCGCCTTGCAAGTTGCAGAAGAGTATTTTAATTTACCACCTAAAGGCAGTTTAATTGATCGATGCCGGCGATTAGAACAAGCCGGTTGGGATCGAATTTATCGAGAAGATATCAAGGACTTTGAAACATTATCTCTACTAGAACGTGGACTTGCAGATCGCATTGCCGAAGAAGCTAACTTGCGAATGTGGCACATGAGACTCGCGGAAAGTTTTGTGGCGGTAACAGGGCAATATGTTAAAGAAAAACCCACGGTTGAACGATTTGCTGAAACCGCTTTACTCTTGCGAGATGTGATGACTCGGATTCAGGGAGGCAATCCTTTTGGACGCCCGAAATTAGGTAAACAACGCGTGCAAATGACGGTGGGTGAACCGATTTCTGTTACCGATAGGTGGGATGCTTATAAAAGCAGCCGGCGATCTGCGGTTGCCGGTTTAACGAAAGACTTACAAACGGCTTTAGAAAGTATGATTTTTTAG